In Pseudomonadota bacterium, the genomic stretch GACCGCGCCGTTGGTCGCCTTGAGCACGAAGTACGAGTTGCCGTCGGCCGCCGCGCGCACTTCGTAGCGGGCCACGACCGCGCCGTTGGTCTTCACCGAGGCGATGCCCGCGTTGGCGCTGGTCTTCGTGGTGT encodes the following:
- a CDS encoding DUF1508 domain-containing protein yields the protein TTKTSANAGIASVKTNGAVVARYEVRAAADGNSYFVLKATNGAVIGRSEMYVSKSGAETGILAVQRLVGESK